One segment of Streptomyces bathyalis DNA contains the following:
- a CDS encoding GNAT family N-acetyltransferase, with amino-acid sequence MTTTPGPSLPRSLGTRLRDLPVHRLGAADLAACSDLAQSRGWGREEHKWRLLLTSGQGYGVEAPDRPGTLIGACVLTSYGPLPPTVSGAGLDPGTGAACVGMMLVAERCERQGLGRRLLEHAVAEAGDALLFLYATDNGRPLYERLGFRAAGTVTSLRGRLPASDGESDAADGSAPYVRPATATDLPAVRALDAHAFGADRGQLLDRLPRFADGLVVADAGDGSLRGFGAAWPNGPGGTVVGPVVALDTATAQALVRDLGEHTAGDIRLDIDGRHEGLETWARRHGLEGSCLCTRMIHGSGSGSRPLGDASRRFAPYSVALG; translated from the coding sequence GTGACGACGACTCCCGGGCCATCGCTGCCCCGCTCCCTCGGAACCAGGCTCCGGGATCTCCCCGTCCACCGCCTCGGTGCCGCCGACCTCGCGGCCTGCTCCGACCTCGCGCAGAGCCGGGGATGGGGCCGCGAGGAACACAAGTGGCGGCTGCTGCTCACATCGGGACAGGGGTACGGCGTGGAGGCACCCGACCGTCCCGGAACCCTGATCGGCGCCTGCGTCCTCACCTCGTACGGCCCCCTTCCCCCGACAGTTTCGGGGGCCGGCCTCGACCCCGGTACGGGTGCGGCATGCGTCGGCATGATGCTCGTCGCGGAACGCTGCGAACGGCAGGGCCTGGGCCGCCGGCTGCTGGAACACGCCGTCGCCGAGGCGGGCGACGCGCTTCTCTTCCTGTACGCGACGGACAACGGCAGGCCCCTCTATGAGCGGCTCGGCTTCCGTGCGGCAGGCACCGTCACCTCGCTCAGGGGCAGATTGCCGGCCTCCGACGGGGAGTCCGACGCGGCCGACGGCTCCGCCCCGTACGTACGTCCCGCGACGGCGACGGATCTGCCCGCCGTACGCGCGCTCGACGCTCACGCTTTCGGCGCCGACCGCGGCCAACTCCTGGACCGGCTCCCCCGGTTCGCGGACGGCCTCGTCGTGGCGGACGCGGGCGACGGATCGCTCCGCGGTTTCGGGGCCGCCTGGCCGAACGGCCCCGGCGGCACAGTCGTCGGACCCGTCGTCGCCCTGGACACGGCGACCGCCCAGGCCCTCGTCCGCGACCTGGGCGAACACACCGCAGGGGACATCCGCCTCGACATCGACGGCCGCCACGAGGGCCTGGAGACGTGGGCGCGCCGGCACGGTCTCGAGGGCAGCTGCCTCTGCACCCGCATGATCCACGGCTCCGGCTCCGGCTCCCGCCCCCTGGGCGACGCCTCCCGCCGCTTCGCGCCCTATTCCGTCGCGCTCGGCTGA
- a CDS encoding MFS transporter yields MPLALLALALGAFGIGTTEFVIMGLLPEVADDFGVSVPTAGYLTTGYALGVVVGAPLLAVLGARVPRKRMLMLLMGLFVVGNVVSAAAPVFGVMLTGRVIASLAHGTFFGIGSIVAAGLVAPHRKAAAISMMFTGLTVANVVGVPAGTMLGQELGWRVTFAAVAGLGVLGLLGIAALVPAGRAGGPDGAAHPAGRSRVRGELAAFRNVQVLLAMAMTVLGFGGVFAAITYIAPMMTDAAGYESSSVTWLLVLFGLGMVAGNLVGGRLADRALMPLLFTALSALAVVLALFVFTAHDKVAAAVTLPLVGAFGFATVPPLQKRVLDQTADAPTLASAVNIGAFNLGNALAAWLGGLALDAGAGVTSPNWVGALLAASALALAVLSALLERRAATPDPSASASPRVVATGGTRHPARVVQPSATE; encoded by the coding sequence ATGCCGCTCGCTCTACTGGCGCTGGCCCTCGGCGCCTTCGGAATCGGGACCACGGAGTTCGTGATCATGGGGTTGCTCCCCGAGGTGGCGGACGACTTCGGGGTCTCCGTCCCCACGGCCGGCTACCTCACCACCGGCTACGCCCTCGGCGTGGTCGTCGGTGCTCCGCTGCTCGCGGTGCTCGGCGCCCGCGTCCCGCGCAAGCGGATGCTGATGCTGCTGATGGGCCTCTTCGTCGTCGGCAACGTGGTCTCGGCCGCGGCCCCCGTCTTCGGCGTGATGCTCACCGGCCGCGTGATCGCGTCGCTCGCCCACGGCACCTTCTTCGGCATCGGGTCGATCGTCGCGGCGGGCCTGGTGGCACCGCACCGCAAGGCCGCCGCGATCTCGATGATGTTCACGGGGCTGACGGTCGCCAACGTGGTGGGCGTTCCGGCGGGCACGATGCTGGGCCAGGAGCTGGGCTGGCGGGTCACGTTCGCCGCGGTCGCCGGGCTGGGGGTGCTCGGACTGCTGGGCATCGCGGCCCTCGTACCCGCGGGGCGGGCAGGAGGTCCCGACGGCGCGGCTCATCCCGCGGGCCGCTCCCGCGTACGCGGCGAGCTGGCCGCCTTCCGCAACGTGCAGGTGCTGCTCGCCATGGCGATGACGGTCCTCGGCTTCGGCGGGGTCTTCGCCGCCATCACCTACATCGCGCCGATGATGACCGATGCCGCCGGCTACGAGAGCTCGTCCGTGACGTGGCTCCTCGTCCTCTTCGGACTCGGCATGGTGGCGGGGAACCTCGTCGGCGGCCGGCTGGCGGACCGCGCCTTGATGCCGCTGCTCTTCACGGCGCTTTCGGCACTCGCCGTCGTCCTGGCGCTCTTCGTCTTCACGGCTCACGACAAGGTGGCCGCGGCGGTGACGCTACCCCTGGTCGGCGCGTTCGGCTTCGCGACCGTTCCGCCGCTGCAGAAGAGGGTGCTCGACCAGACCGCGGACGCCCCCACCCTGGCCTCCGCCGTCAACATCGGCGCCTTCAACCTGGGCAACGCGCTCGCGGCCTGGCTCGGCGGTCTCGCCCTGGACGCCGGTGCCGGAGTCACCTCGCCGAACTGGGTGGGTGCGCTGCTCGCGGCATCGGCTCTCGCGCTTGCCGTGCTGTCGGCGCTGCTCGAACGCCGCGCCGCCACTCCGGACCCTTCGGCTTCCGCTTCACCGCGAGTCGTCGCGACGGGTGGTACGCGGCACCCGGCCCGCGTCGTTCAGCCGAGCGCGACGGAATAG
- a CDS encoding MarR family winged helix-turn-helix transcriptional regulator: MSRPDPGLAQGWCALSALHGRIEARIERALQAEHALSVREFSVLDVLSEQHGGEGGHFRMNQLADAVVLSQSATTRLVNRLEERGLLTRYLCPDDRRGIYTDVTEAGHALLKSARPTNDAALREALDAAEERSELAPLVRAVRALQPTA, from the coding sequence ATGTCACGACCGGACCCCGGCCTGGCCCAGGGCTGGTGCGCGCTGTCGGCCCTGCACGGCCGCATCGAGGCCCGTATCGAGCGCGCGCTTCAGGCCGAACACGCGCTGAGCGTCCGGGAGTTCTCCGTCCTCGACGTACTCAGCGAGCAACACGGCGGCGAAGGCGGCCACTTCCGCATGAACCAGCTCGCGGACGCGGTCGTCCTCAGCCAGAGCGCCACCACCCGGCTCGTCAACAGGCTGGAGGAGCGCGGCCTGCTCACCCGGTACCTCTGTCCCGACGACCGCCGCGGCATCTACACCGACGTCACAGAGGCGGGCCACGCCCTGCTCAAGTCGGCGCGGCCCACGAACGACGCCGCCCTGCGCGAAGCCCTCGACGCGGCGGAGGAACGCAGCGAACTGGCGCCCCTCGTACGGGCCGTACGGGCACTTCAGCCGACGGCGTGA
- a CDS encoding N-acetyltransferase family protein, with product MRRATADDVPALVSMLADDPLGAQRESPDETAVYREAFDRIDADPHQHLVVAERDGHPVGTLQLTLIPGLSRRGSTRALIEGVRVHADARGDGLGSRLIQWAIEEARRQDCTLVQLTSDATRIEAHRFYERLGFEASHLGFKMQL from the coding sequence ATGCGGCGTGCGACAGCCGACGACGTACCGGCCCTCGTCTCCATGCTCGCCGACGACCCCCTCGGCGCCCAGCGCGAGAGTCCCGACGAGACGGCCGTCTACCGCGAGGCGTTCGACCGCATCGATGCGGACCCGCACCAGCACCTCGTCGTCGCGGAACGCGACGGGCACCCCGTCGGCACCCTCCAACTCACCCTCATTCCGGGCCTGTCCAGGCGCGGTTCGACCCGCGCCCTCATCGAAGGGGTCCGCGTACACGCGGACGCGCGCGGCGACGGCCTCGGCTCCAGGCTGATCCAGTGGGCCATCGAAGAGGCCCGCCGCCAGGACTGCACCCTCGTCCAGCTCACCTCCGACGCAACACGCATCGAGGCCCACCGCTTCTACGAACGGCTCGGCTTCGAGGCGTCCCACCTGGGCTTCAAGATGCAGCTCTGA
- a CDS encoding restriction endonuclease codes for MVHEGALLESRTLRASVAERTEVLDKVRVLSLLPDGLHVTTRMVADYFDVAERTVNRLMQRHRDELTDNGMRTLRGPELELFKRDTLSLFPGSYPQPRSNLTLFTRRAVLNVAMLLRDSEIARRIRTYLLDAEQAHRAASTALPGPSHVDDSVVHDLIAWLDRRIAQTVAEQTLPGPAVDETRVRQLAEEAVRGVLGRTIVPLLNQAIGSQRELRLQLAENEAEMVQLRRVLREHEAAGSMAALDAMNGREFKRHIAWLCRRDGCEQVTVTGGHADAGADVLGHTADGRRLVVRCRARTPSSNITCADVRGFIGMARVEYEADVALLVATAPFTRDALLMAARHEVTAVHRGLLEAWNNGAKLRVLE; via the coding sequence ATGGTGCACGAGGGCGCCCTGCTGGAATCGCGGACGCTGCGTGCGTCCGTCGCGGAACGAACCGAAGTACTCGACAAGGTCAGAGTTCTCTCGCTTCTGCCGGACGGCCTGCATGTGACGACGCGGATGGTGGCCGACTACTTCGACGTCGCGGAACGCACCGTCAACAGGCTGATGCAGCGCCACCGCGACGAGCTGACCGACAACGGGATGCGTACACTCCGAGGCCCTGAGCTGGAGCTTTTCAAGAGAGACACCTTGTCTCTCTTTCCCGGGAGTTATCCACAGCCCCGTTCCAACCTCACTCTCTTCACCCGCCGAGCCGTTCTCAACGTCGCGATGCTGCTCCGCGACAGCGAGATCGCGCGGCGGATCCGTACCTATCTGCTCGACGCCGAACAGGCCCACCGCGCCGCGTCGACGGCACTGCCCGGGCCGTCACACGTGGACGATTCCGTTGTCCACGACCTCATCGCGTGGCTCGACCGGCGCATCGCGCAGACCGTCGCCGAGCAGACGCTGCCGGGGCCCGCGGTCGACGAGACGCGGGTGAGGCAGCTGGCAGAGGAAGCCGTGCGCGGAGTCCTCGGCCGGACCATCGTGCCCCTCCTCAACCAGGCGATCGGGTCCCAGCGTGAGCTGCGCCTGCAACTCGCGGAGAACGAGGCCGAGATGGTGCAGCTGAGGAGAGTTCTTCGCGAGCACGAGGCGGCGGGTTCCATGGCGGCGCTGGACGCCATGAACGGCCGGGAGTTCAAGCGGCACATCGCCTGGCTGTGCCGGCGGGACGGCTGCGAACAGGTCACCGTCACCGGCGGGCACGCAGACGCCGGTGCCGACGTGCTCGGCCACACCGCGGACGGGCGCCGCCTCGTCGTCCGGTGCAGGGCACGCACACCCTCATCGAACATCACGTGCGCCGACGTGCGGGGATTCATCGGCATGGCCAGGGTCGAGTACGAGGCCGACGTCGCTCTGCTCGTCGCCACGGCACCCTTCACCCGGGACGCCCTCCTGATGGCCGCCCGGCATGAGGTGACCGCCGTCCATCGCGGTCTGCTGGAAGCGTGGAACAACGGCGCGAAGCTGCGCGTGCTGGAGTGA
- a CDS encoding winged helix-turn-helix transcriptional regulator: protein MARREVNPRECSLASALNVVGEKWSLLALREVFYGVHRFDGIVRNTGAPRDVLATRLRTLVDGGVLRKVRYSERPPRDEYHLTEAGRELAPAMLGLMRWGMRWVPGAPVGPTVFTHSCGGQLDAGIVCTSCGEKTGSGDVALPDSGTAEGT from the coding sequence ATGGCGAGGAGAGAGGTGAATCCGCGGGAGTGCTCGCTGGCTTCGGCGCTGAACGTCGTCGGCGAGAAGTGGTCGCTGCTGGCACTGCGCGAGGTGTTCTACGGCGTGCACCGCTTCGACGGCATCGTCCGCAACACCGGTGCCCCCCGCGACGTGCTCGCCACCCGGCTGCGCACGCTTGTCGACGGCGGGGTGCTGCGGAAGGTCCGGTACTCGGAGCGTCCGCCGCGCGACGAATACCACCTCACCGAGGCCGGCCGGGAGCTCGCCCCGGCCATGCTCGGCCTCATGCGCTGGGGCATGCGGTGGGTCCCCGGCGCCCCCGTGGGACCGACCGTCTTCACCCACAGCTGCGGTGGGCAGCTGGACGCCGGGATCGTGTGCACGTCCTGCGGGGAGAAGACCGGCTCCGGCGACGTCGCTCTGCCGGACTCCGGTACGGCAGAGGGGACTTGA
- a CDS encoding DUF1304 domain-containing protein, whose translation MHTAAVALTALVALLHLGFLILEMFLWRTPRGRAVFGTTPEFAEQSAPLAANQGLYNGFLAAGLIWGLVAQEPTGPQARIFFLCCVVAAGLYGALTVSRRILHVQALPAAAALALTLAS comes from the coding sequence GTGCACACCGCCGCTGTCGCGCTCACCGCCCTTGTCGCCCTGCTCCACCTGGGCTTTCTGATACTGGAGATGTTCCTGTGGCGTACGCCCCGCGGCCGGGCCGTCTTCGGGACCACGCCGGAGTTCGCCGAGCAGTCGGCTCCGCTGGCCGCCAACCAGGGCCTCTACAACGGCTTCCTGGCCGCTGGGCTGATCTGGGGCCTCGTCGCGCAGGAGCCGACCGGCCCCCAGGCGCGGATCTTCTTCCTGTGCTGCGTCGTCGCCGCGGGCCTCTACGGCGCGCTGACCGTCAGCCGGCGCATCCTCCACGTCCAGGCCCTCCCCGCCGCCGCGGCGCTGGCCCTCACGCTCGCCTCCTGA
- a CDS encoding GNAT family N-acetyltransferase, whose amino-acid sequence MSSSPSGPHTQLITDRLVLRPWTTAEATAVIGNARSAHWADDFPAEGDRVIAGLFDERPAWLGEHGHRLIIERASGQVVGSIGLFWPPSEGILEIGYGIVASRRGRGYAPEAARALAGFALAAPGVHTVSADVELSNPASIRVLEKAGFRRWATEENKSRFRMTNSGLRER is encoded by the coding sequence GTGTCTTCGTCCCCTTCAGGACCTCACACTCAGCTGATCACCGACCGCCTGGTTCTCCGGCCGTGGACCACGGCCGAGGCCACCGCGGTCATCGGCAACGCCAGATCCGCCCATTGGGCTGACGACTTCCCCGCCGAAGGCGACCGCGTCATCGCGGGCCTCTTCGACGAGCGCCCCGCCTGGCTCGGTGAACACGGCCATCGCCTGATCATCGAGCGCGCCAGCGGCCAAGTGGTGGGCTCGATCGGCCTGTTCTGGCCGCCCAGCGAGGGAATCCTCGAGATCGGCTACGGCATCGTGGCCTCCCGTCGCGGTCGGGGCTACGCGCCTGAAGCCGCCCGGGCTCTCGCCGGGTTCGCCCTTGCGGCGCCCGGCGTCCACACCGTGTCTGCCGACGTGGAGCTGTCGAACCCGGCCTCCATCCGTGTGCTGGAGAAGGCCGGCTTCCGCAGATGGGCCACCGAGGAGAACAAGTCCCGCTTCAGGATGACGAATTCGGGCTTGCGGGAGAGGTGA
- a CDS encoding nitroreductase family deazaflavin-dependent oxidoreductase — protein sequence MSDETVEFLPVDWVRDQTRKILEAGTTEGIEIRGAPIVLLTLRGAKSGKLRYTPVMRVEHDGKYAVVASKGGAPEHPGWYYNIKEHPEFPLQDGTVTKDYVAHEAAGAERAEWWERAVAAFPSYAEYQQTTDRQIPVFVLEPK from the coding sequence ATGTCGGATGAGACTGTGGAGTTCCTCCCCGTCGACTGGGTGCGGGACCAGACGCGGAAGATCCTTGAGGCCGGTACCACCGAGGGCATCGAGATCCGTGGTGCGCCGATCGTGCTGCTGACGCTGCGCGGCGCGAAGAGCGGCAAGCTGCGCTACACCCCCGTGATGCGGGTGGAGCACGACGGCAAGTACGCGGTCGTCGCGTCCAAGGGCGGCGCCCCTGAACACCCCGGCTGGTACTACAACATCAAGGAACACCCCGAGTTCCCGCTGCAGGACGGGACCGTGACGAAGGACTACGTCGCACACGAGGCGGCGGGTGCCGAGCGGGCCGAGTGGTGGGAGCGAGCGGTGGCGGCCTTCCCCTCGTACGCCGAGTACCAGCAGACGACCGACAGGCAGATCCCGGTCTTCGTGCTCGAGCCGAAGTGA
- a CDS encoding MFS transporter, with protein MSARRTRSAARPPAPAPTRTARRIIRLNYGFQLLFNLLWWMPVFYAYQKDAGLSDGQIFGIQSIYYVAFCLFEIPTGLIADRIGARNCLRAGAVVMTAANLAPVFSASYGGFLVHFLAIAAGRSLTSGAASAYLYDGLRAERCDEHYLKAEGTARALGLAAKVVCWPLVGPLMAVAHPAPYVLSAVSAAGSLACVVALPRLAAPAGAAGTATSGGTRKASRAAKSRRGRATSLGEAKAALRCIVSSPWLALVMVQGVAVFTLSRICQVNLFQPILLDHGIGEASHGGVLAAMTVAEAVASARPQWLGRRLTPVAWVSVLSLVLAGTLAGITLGGPWTVVALLCLFAAATGFAYPVQRKLVNDAVPAHAPRATILSVESIVDRAVCALAAVAVGAYLSAGHLDALLWHSALATAVLLGAFQLVLRSGVLRRVPDGSAEANAGRGTAGGAGTGVAGAEHPKEDAQPKAGV; from the coding sequence GTGAGCGCCCGTCGCACGCGGTCGGCCGCGCGGCCGCCGGCCCCCGCCCCGACCCGCACGGCCCGCCGCATCATCCGGCTCAACTACGGCTTCCAGCTGCTGTTCAACCTGCTGTGGTGGATGCCGGTCTTCTACGCCTACCAGAAGGACGCCGGGCTCTCCGACGGGCAGATCTTCGGCATCCAGAGCATCTACTACGTGGCCTTCTGCCTCTTCGAGATCCCGACGGGGCTGATCGCCGACCGCATCGGCGCCCGCAACTGCCTGCGGGCGGGCGCCGTCGTGATGACGGCGGCGAATCTCGCCCCGGTGTTCAGCGCCTCGTACGGGGGGTTCCTCGTCCACTTCCTCGCCATCGCCGCGGGCCGCTCCCTCACCTCGGGGGCGGCCAGCGCCTACCTGTACGACGGGCTGCGTGCCGAGCGGTGCGACGAGCACTACCTGAAGGCGGAGGGCACGGCCCGGGCGCTCGGACTCGCAGCGAAGGTCGTGTGCTGGCCGCTGGTCGGACCGCTGATGGCGGTCGCCCATCCTGCGCCGTACGTCCTGAGCGCCGTGAGTGCTGCGGGATCCCTGGCCTGCGTCGTGGCCCTGCCCCGATTGGCAGCCCCCGCCGGGGCGGCCGGTACGGCCACGTCCGGCGGGACGAGGAAGGCCTCCCGGGCGGCGAAGAGCCGTCGCGGGCGCGCCACTTCGCTGGGCGAGGCGAAGGCCGCGCTGCGCTGCATCGTCTCCTCGCCGTGGCTGGCACTGGTGATGGTGCAGGGAGTGGCCGTCTTCACGCTGTCCCGGATCTGCCAGGTCAACCTCTTCCAGCCGATCCTGCTGGACCACGGCATCGGCGAGGCCTCGCACGGCGGGGTGCTCGCCGCCATGACGGTGGCGGAGGCCGTCGCCTCGGCGCGCCCCCAGTGGCTGGGCCGCCGCCTGACACCGGTGGCCTGGGTCTCCGTACTCAGCCTCGTCCTCGCGGGCACCCTGGCGGGCATCACCCTCGGCGGGCCCTGGACGGTCGTCGCCCTGCTCTGCCTGTTCGCCGCGGCCACCGGCTTCGCCTACCCGGTCCAGCGCAAGCTGGTCAACGACGCCGTGCCCGCCCACGCCCCGAGGGCGACGATCCTGTCGGTCGAGTCGATCGTCGATCGCGCAGTGTGCGCACTGGCGGCCGTCGCCGTGGGTGCCTACCTGTCCGCCGGGCACCTGGACGCCCTGCTCTGGCACAGCGCCCTGGCGACCGCAGTGCTGCTCGGTGCCTTCCAACTGGTCCTGCGCAGCGGGGTGTTGCGGCGCGTTCCCGACGGGAGCGCGGAGGCGAACGCCGGCCGGGGGACGGCCGGCGGGGCTGGTACGGGCGTGGCCGGGGCGGAGCACCCGAAAGAGGACGCACAGCCCAAGGCAGGCGTGTAG
- a CDS encoding PEP/pyruvate-binding domain-containing protein codes for MSTAALSTGAPEPATDRTVVGENLSLPLFRTLSGVLAGHSYLKVVIDRAEATWHLLDTAAHPFHVNYIATRVLGMDLAELDAALDEFNASVYMDPERRFLLGVLSLHTDEDAEGRERTFLVLETTEADTMHGELLEYFHAFVRERVDGRLPLLLKPANHGQEEELAAISEQRVPRILSHELFGTRTRSPLNLGEATGRLRWFRTVEEYEAAAAGLGWSDIVAMPCLPDDVQRVAGFVNTAPITPLSHTNVLASGWGIPNAIVRDLEQLVEKDGLDGAWVRYRVREDEISLERLEQAPELRAPAWHQQRIRLEPPGLEDAPVLSLHRLRSADRDRYGTKAANLGELHHVLDSRTADLTAFYGRPRPPREDLYGHLASRLGLVTPSAAELRAAATSFVADTVEAPEGVALPFSLQQRFLTSSPALQQGIGKLKMALELDATDVLDSLCLQIQHLIRHTPIPDSVSREITRAFPDRLAEGGRLVVRSSSNAEDLPGFSAAGVYDSVTSVRGTGELPDAVRQVWASLLSPRSVRLRHQVGISLDDTYMGVIIQVYVPAALGGVLVTCNPTRREDFRNVYLNCSPGSPEQVVEGAVLPQQYLYNTVEGGGRTVALGSWSEGLPAGTRARLADLSLTGRLLQSHFSAPEVDEPLDIEWLLTDQGDFRLVQIRPYAL; via the coding sequence GTGAGCACCGCCGCGCTCTCCACAGGCGCCCCGGAACCCGCCACCGACCGCACCGTTGTCGGCGAGAACCTCTCGCTGCCGCTGTTCCGCACGCTGTCCGGGGTTCTGGCCGGCCACTCGTACCTCAAGGTCGTCATCGACCGCGCAGAGGCAACCTGGCACCTGCTCGACACGGCCGCGCACCCCTTCCACGTCAACTACATCGCGACCCGCGTCCTCGGCATGGACCTCGCCGAACTCGACGCCGCTCTCGACGAGTTCAACGCATCCGTCTACATGGACCCCGAACGCCGCTTCCTGCTCGGGGTGCTGTCCCTGCACACCGACGAGGACGCGGAGGGCCGCGAGCGCACCTTCCTCGTGCTGGAGACGACCGAGGCCGACACCATGCACGGGGAGTTGCTGGAGTACTTCCACGCCTTCGTCCGGGAGCGTGTCGACGGCAGGCTGCCGCTCCTGCTCAAGCCCGCCAACCACGGGCAGGAGGAGGAGCTGGCCGCGATCAGTGAGCAGCGGGTGCCGCGCATCCTCAGCCACGAGCTCTTCGGCACCAGGACCCGCTCGCCGCTCAACCTCGGGGAGGCCACGGGCCGGTTGCGCTGGTTCCGGACCGTGGAGGAGTACGAGGCAGCGGCGGCCGGGCTCGGCTGGTCGGACATCGTGGCCATGCCCTGCCTGCCCGACGACGTCCAGCGGGTGGCCGGATTCGTCAACACCGCGCCCATCACCCCGCTGTCCCACACCAATGTCCTCGCCTCCGGATGGGGCATCCCGAACGCGATCGTCCGCGACCTGGAACAGCTCGTCGAGAAGGACGGCCTGGACGGCGCCTGGGTCCGCTACCGGGTCCGCGAGGACGAGATCAGCCTGGAGCGCCTGGAGCAGGCTCCCGAGCTGCGGGCCCCGGCCTGGCACCAGCAGCGGATCCGGCTGGAACCACCGGGGCTCGAGGACGCGCCCGTGCTCTCGCTGCACCGGCTGCGCAGCGCCGACCGGGACCGCTACGGCACCAAGGCGGCCAACCTGGGCGAGCTGCACCACGTCCTCGACAGCCGCACTGCCGATCTCACCGCGTTCTACGGCCGCCCCCGCCCGCCGCGGGAGGACCTGTACGGGCACCTCGCGTCCCGGCTCGGCCTCGTCACGCCCTCCGCCGCGGAACTCCGCGCCGCCGCGACCTCCTTCGTCGCGGACACGGTCGAGGCTCCGGAGGGCGTCGCCCTGCCCTTCTCCCTCCAGCAGCGCTTCCTCACGTCCTCCCCGGCGCTCCAACAGGGCATCGGCAAGCTGAAGATGGCGCTCGAACTCGACGCGACCGACGTGCTCGACTCGCTCTGCCTGCAGATCCAGCACCTGATCCGGCACACGCCGATACCCGATTCCGTCTCCAGGGAGATCACCCGGGCCTTCCCCGACCGGCTCGCCGAGGGCGGCCGCCTCGTGGTGCGCTCCTCCTCCAACGCCGAGGATCTCCCGGGCTTCTCGGCGGCCGGTGTCTACGACTCCGTCACCTCGGTCCGCGGCACCGGCGAACTCCCGGACGCCGTGCGGCAGGTGTGGGCCTCCCTGCTCTCGCCGCGCAGCGTGCGGCTCCGCCACCAGGTGGGCATATCCCTGGACGACACGTACATGGGCGTGATCATCCAGGTGTACGTCCCCGCTGCGCTCGGCGGCGTCCTGGTGACCTGCAACCCGACTCGGCGCGAGGACTTCCGCAACGTCTATCTCAACTGCTCGCCGGGTTCGCCCGAGCAGGTCGTCGAGGGAGCGGTCCTGCCGCAGCAGTACCTCTACAACACCGTCGAGGGCGGCGGCCGCACCGTCGCGCTCGGCTCGTGGAGCGAGGGGCTGCCCGCCGGCACGCGTGCCCGGCTCGCGGATCTGTCCCTGACCGGGCGGCTGCTGCAGTCCCACTTCAGCGCACCCGAGGTGGACGAGCCTCTGGACATCGAGTGGCTGCTCACCGACCAGGGCGACTTCCGCCTGGTCCAGATCCGGCCCTACGCGCTGTGA